The genomic stretch CTCCAAAGCAAATATGATGACAtaattgtttaaaagaaaacgtaatagagaacagagaaaacagaatGGCTTGAAAGAAAATGGCCCAAACAGAAAGatatctacactgcaaaaacggaactaaaagtaactaaaatcttcttgaaattagtgcatttatccttgatttgagctggtaaataaaatgatttgccaatggaataagatttttgcacttaaaataggaagaactcatctccatcatcttatttcaagtgcaggatgtctaattgtcttattttaggggtcaaaatactcattctattggcagataatcttatttacctgctcaaatcaaggacaattgcactaatttcaagacatgcTTACTTATTGTTAgctgtgtttttgcagtgtacggcACCTGGAGAGAGTTCATTCAACTATTCTGCActtctagagactccaagtacacaaaaaATGGATTTGGCATGATAAGTCCCGTTTAATACATTAGTAACAGTTTTACAGCCGTAGATCGCTCACcgctggaattttttttaattttattgctaTTCTTTTACCATCTAACATTAATTATGTCAAGGAGATGTCAGATTTGCCCAAAATCTGTATCTGCAGATcagaaatgtataaacaaaGCGGCCCATAAACTCTGATCAGTGCCTCTAAACAAGTCTAATTTCTAACAGACATATGCCGTGTACTGATCCTCACCGGATGGTGTCCAGCAGAATGTCTATGAAAAAGGTGTAACTCTCAGCAGGGATGTTTCCTTTGGCGAGAAATACCTTGTTGTAGCTTCCCTCCATCAGGTACTGAAAAGACAGACAGATAAACGATTTGTTCATATCAACTTGGGTTATTGTGGACGTGGCGTTAGTGAGTATAATGTATAAAAAGCATATCCACCAACGACAGGCAAAAACCTGCAATAGATCTAAACTGTTTTCACACACGACCAGAGGAGCTCGTCAGTGAGGAGAGGATATGTTTAAATCTCTTCTTCTGTAACCCAATTATACATGAAGACGAGCAACATTTACCgtatttttggactataagtcgcacttaatatctttaaaatttcttaaaaattgatggtgcgctttatctatgatcaccgttgtgctaactgactgattttatgtggtacaatgtgctcaaaaatctgttaaaatgtgtaagtatgacatTGGTTAGGAACGAAGCCGCTCTGTTTAGTGGACATTCAGAGaattacggtacactgtcactacctgataggacccctgagctgtctacaaaactgcctgactgtaatgtctaaattaGAACTGCATtaatgtaaggcagcctggagtacacgctagcaacaataaacctagtaagttaattcaatatagaagttaatttattttggcctgatgttagaaacagggcagtgtagtccagctactctgtcctcctgacagacgGATAACTCTGtatctcaggagagagctgtgtacgcaGAGGGGCggactgcaaaaagggaagttaaagttaaattgtcttaaaattagtatatttttcttgatttgagcagctaaataatttgccaattgaatgagtatttttacccctaaaataatataattagatatcctgcagttgaaataagatgatggagatgaattgttcttattttaagtccaaaaatctcattacattggcaaatagtcttattttcctgctcaaatcaaggaaaatacactcatctcaagaaaactttacttactttaagttccctttttgcagtgcagagtgATATTAAACACTTGAGAAGAATATTTCACACTCCTTATAACCTGGTGTGGTTAtatgtgtggacaaagacacacattgaCGCATTAATATATGTCCAAGACAACATTTCCCCCTCGTTTTGCGATACATTAAAAACTGTTCTACCTGTCAGAATTGTTTACgtgaaaatctaaataaaagaaaaaaattaattttgttgttctAATGTTCAGCTGCATCCAGGAATAAATGAGTGCACCTGTTCTAGAGAGACAGGATGCTTGATGTAGACGTTGGTCTGAATATCTCTTGCACTCAGTCTCTCGAGCTCCGTGTGAAACTCAGACACGCGGTTCTGAGAGAGCAGGAAGAGCAGGTTTAGTCCCAGCAGCTGGTGCATGTAGGCAGCGTCAGGTAGTTCTTCTCTAAaagacaaatgtaaaaaaattaattaaaaaaatgttaggtTACAAAAGAAATCATCAAATATTTTGGcgaaaactcaaaaaaaaaaaatcaataaataagaCAAACAGAGGACATTACTTGTAATCGAAGTAGTAACATTTTAGCTGAGCCATGTATCTCTCAAAAGATGGGATGTCTTTCTTGAGGATGCTCCACAGGGCTCCGATCTCGAGGACATCGCCTGAAACGAGCGTCAACTTGGATTAGGGCACAgaacattttattataaaagCACCAAAGACCCACGTATGACTGATGTAGCTCAATCTGACTCTGTTCAACTCACGCGCTAAAATAAGCTGCTGCTTGGTGATCGCCGATCCACTAGTCGGTAAAAAGTTCAATTCCAACAGGGAAACCTGGAAAAATAAGTTCAGTAGTTTCAGCCAAACATGAATGTTGAGAAATGTTTTCTTCAATGTGtgacaaaacaaatacattatGTTTCAATCGACATTATTTTGTCTtggtttaacttttttctgaatcaaatgttacaacaaaaatctaattttacaaacaaatgagatccttgacaaaaaaaattaaaaagggaaataattaaagaaaaaacccaaagaaactaaataaaactattagtTTAACATGTAAATAGACAACTGCTCGTTATTTCACTCCTTCACAAATTTAGATTGGGTTCCTATGACCAAACCTTTGTTGGAATTGAAATTAGCCATCATAAATCGGAATACGTCTTAATGTATGCCTTCAAATCTCATCGCACACGTTTTCAAAGCAGATGATTTATTGTGATCTCGtataataaagtataaataGTGAATAGTAACGGGGATAATAATGATCATCTGCCAGCAGGTTTATATCAGTTTATCTGGTTTGACTCGGGGTCAAAGTCTCATCCAAAAATGGATTAGGACAAAAATTTAAACCAATAATTATAATAAGATCAAAACagataatgaaacaaaatatcAGCAAAATAACTCCTACAATCaaccagaaaagaaaaatttactaCCGCTCATTAAGAAAGTGTTGAGCTTTTTCTATTAATAATCCCATCCATGTCTAAACGCTTAATTGTTTGAATTTGccatttttaagcatttatgTAATTTTTCCTA from Fundulus heteroclitus isolate FHET01 chromosome 18, MU-UCD_Fhet_4.1, whole genome shotgun sequence encodes the following:
- the psmd8 gene encoding 26S proteasome non-ATPase regulatory subunit 8, with product MALKETAGLYETLKAEWNKKNPNLNKCGEHLSKLKVSLLELNFLPTSGSAITKQQLILARDVLEIGALWSILKKDIPSFERYMAQLKCYYFDYKEELPDAAYMHQLLGLNLLFLLSQNRVSEFHTELERLSARDIQTNVYIKHPVSLEQYLMEGSYNKVFLAKGNIPAESYTFFIDILLDTIRDEIAGCIEKAYEQIQFSEATRVLFFNSPKKMTEYAKKRGWTQKPDGYYTFTSQHQRTEEVTIPSTELAQQVIEYARHLEMIV